In a genomic window of Streptomyces sp. NBC_01142:
- a CDS encoding NUDIX hydrolase — MSLHDDAVLVLKAYEDQEELRQTYLDHLAAHPDGMWKACEAGHLTASALVIDPEHGRVLLTLHKKLGMWLQMGGHCEPGDATIADAALREATEESGIRGLTLLPGGPVRLDRHAIPAPCHWHLDLQYAALAPSGAVEEISDESLDLRWFGYDEVADVADASVVRLVKHARAAL, encoded by the coding sequence GTGAGTCTGCACGACGACGCCGTTCTCGTACTCAAGGCGTACGAGGACCAGGAAGAGCTGCGCCAGACGTATCTGGATCACCTGGCGGCGCACCCGGACGGGATGTGGAAAGCCTGCGAGGCCGGCCATCTCACGGCGAGTGCCCTGGTGATCGATCCGGAGCACGGACGTGTCCTGCTGACCCTGCACAAGAAGCTCGGCATGTGGCTGCAGATGGGCGGTCACTGCGAGCCGGGTGACGCGACGATTGCCGATGCGGCGCTGCGTGAGGCTACGGAGGAGTCCGGGATCCGCGGGCTGACCCTGCTGCCCGGTGGCCCGGTGCGGCTGGACCGGCATGCCATCCCGGCGCCCTGCCACTGGCACCTCGATCTGCAGTACGCGGCGCTGGCGCCGTCGGGCGCGGTCGAGGAGATCAGCGACGAGTCGCTGGATCTGCGCTGGTTCGGCTACGACGAGGTGGCGGATGTGGCCGACGCCTCGGTGGTCCGGCTGGTGAAGCACGCACGCGCGGCCCTGTAG
- a CDS encoding AIM24 family protein, with product MQSPLFSYTEQQSQDRYIVQNPQLLRVALTGHDDILARKGAMVAYQGLVDFDGEYQSNSQRRARANTGEGMDLMRCSGQGTVYFANLAQYIHVVDVDQEGMTVDSAYVLALDSTLHTEVIAVDSQYGISGSGKYQLNISGRGKVALMTSGQPLMMQVTPDKYVNVDADAIVAWSSALRVQMQAQTHSSGVRRRRGNTGEGWELSFLGQGFALVQPSEVMPPQSAEIGQGVRAQFGAGQHGSHAQNQNNAWN from the coding sequence ATGCAGAGTCCGCTTTTCAGCTACACCGAACAGCAGTCCCAGGACCGGTACATCGTGCAGAACCCGCAGTTGCTGCGGGTCGCGCTCACGGGCCATGACGACATCCTCGCCCGCAAGGGCGCCATGGTCGCGTACCAGGGGCTGGTCGACTTCGACGGCGAATACCAGTCGAACAGTCAGCGGCGGGCCCGGGCCAACACCGGTGAGGGCATGGACCTGATGCGCTGCTCCGGGCAGGGCACGGTCTACTTCGCCAACCTTGCGCAGTACATCCATGTGGTGGATGTCGACCAGGAGGGCATGACGGTCGACAGCGCCTATGTCCTGGCGCTCGACTCCACGCTGCACACCGAGGTCATCGCGGTGGACAGCCAGTACGGGATCTCCGGTTCCGGCAAGTACCAGCTCAATATCTCCGGCCGGGGCAAGGTCGCGCTGATGACTTCTGGCCAGCCGCTGATGATGCAGGTGACGCCGGACAAGTACGTCAACGTCGACGCCGACGCGATCGTCGCCTGGTCGTCCGCTCTTCGGGTGCAGATGCAGGCGCAGACGCACTCCTCGGGCGTACGGCGGCGGCGCGGTAACACCGGCGAGGGCTGGGAACTGAGCTTCCTCGGCCAGGGGTTCGCGCTCGTCCAGCCCAGTGAGGTCATGCCGCCACAGAGCGCGGAGATCGGGCAGGGCGTGCGGGCGCAGTTCGGTGCGGGGCAGCACGGCTCCCACGCGCAGAACCAGAACAACGCCTGGAACTAG
- a CDS encoding zinc-dependent metalloprotease — protein sequence MSDTPFGFGLPPEEPENGDEGKEKNPAGGGQGSGGQSPMNPFGFGSGEGGADNPFAAMFGSLNPNDLGAAFQQLGQMLSYEGGPVNWDMAKQIARQTVSQGTPDGTKDTSVGPAERSGVEEAVRLADIWLDGVTSLPSGASTAVAWSRAEWVEATLPAWQQLVDPVAERVGLAMGDVLPEEMQAMAGPLIGMMRSMGGAMFGQQIGQAVGVLAGEVVGSTDIGLPLGPAGKAALLPLNIEVFGKDLGVPKEEVRLYLALREAAHQRLFAHVPWLRSHLFGAVEAYARGIKVDTTKLEDVVGQFDPTHPEQLQEALQQGMFQPEDTPEQKASLARLETALALVEGWVDAVVHEAASTRLTSADALRETLRRRRASGGPAEQTFATLIGLQLRPRRLRDASRLWASLTDARGVDGRDGLWAHPDMLPTATDLDDPDGFVHHEQLDFSELDKMLGDAAPKDGGGAQGKGGQDTGDRVEGDQGKDDTDK from the coding sequence GTGAGTGACACCCCATTCGGATTCGGCCTTCCGCCGGAGGAGCCGGAGAACGGCGACGAGGGCAAGGAGAAGAATCCCGCCGGAGGTGGCCAAGGCTCCGGCGGGCAGTCCCCCATGAATCCTTTCGGGTTCGGTTCGGGGGAGGGCGGCGCGGACAATCCGTTCGCCGCGATGTTCGGCTCCCTGAACCCCAATGACCTGGGCGCGGCCTTCCAGCAGCTCGGCCAGATGCTGAGCTACGAGGGTGGTCCCGTGAACTGGGACATGGCCAAGCAGATCGCGCGCCAGACGGTCTCCCAGGGCACGCCGGACGGCACCAAGGACACGAGCGTGGGCCCGGCCGAGCGGTCCGGAGTCGAGGAGGCCGTACGGCTGGCCGATATCTGGCTGGACGGCGTGACGTCGCTGCCTTCCGGAGCGAGCACGGCCGTGGCGTGGAGCCGTGCCGAGTGGGTCGAGGCGACACTGCCTGCGTGGCAACAGCTCGTCGACCCGGTCGCCGAGCGGGTCGGGCTGGCCATGGGTGATGTGCTGCCCGAGGAGATGCAGGCGATGGCCGGCCCGCTGATCGGAATGATGCGGTCCATGGGCGGCGCGATGTTCGGCCAGCAGATCGGGCAGGCCGTGGGTGTGCTGGCGGGCGAGGTGGTCGGCTCGACCGACATCGGACTGCCGCTCGGCCCGGCCGGCAAGGCAGCGCTGCTCCCCCTGAACATCGAGGTGTTCGGTAAGGACCTCGGAGTGCCGAAGGAGGAGGTACGGCTCTATCTGGCCCTGCGCGAGGCCGCTCACCAGCGGCTCTTCGCCCATGTGCCGTGGCTGCGCTCGCATCTGTTCGGCGCGGTCGAGGCGTACGCCCGCGGCATCAAGGTCGACACCACCAAGCTGGAGGACGTGGTCGGCCAGTTCGACCCCACGCACCCCGAGCAGTTGCAGGAGGCTCTCCAGCAGGGCATGTTCCAGCCGGAGGACACGCCGGAGCAGAAGGCGTCGCTGGCCCGTCTGGAGACCGCGCTGGCGCTGGTCGAGGGCTGGGTGGACGCTGTGGTGCACGAGGCCGCCTCGACCCGGCTTACCTCGGCGGACGCGCTGCGCGAGACGCTGCGCAGGCGCCGGGCATCCGGCGGCCCCGCCGAGCAGACCTTCGCGACGCTGATCGGTCTGCAGCTGCGTCCGCGCCGGCTGCGGGACGCCTCCCGGCTGTGGGCGTCGCTCACCGACGCGCGCGGGGTGGACGGACGCGACGGCCTGTGGGCGCACCCCGACATGCTGCCGACGGCAACCGACCTGGACGACCCGGACGGCTTCGTCCACCACGAGCAGCTCGACTTCTCGGAGCTGGACAAGATGCTCGGCGACGCCGCGCCCAAGGACGGCGGCGGCGCCCAGGGCAAGGGCGGTCAGGACACGGGTGACCGGGTCGAGGGCGACCAGGGCAAGGACGACACCGACAAGTGA